CTTTAATCATGAATGGCCTGTTTTCTGGGTATGTAtgttggattttctggattttgtagatgtgtacatagttgtacaccattgtccaTCTCCCGAATATATTGCACGTTTTTGTAACTATAAATGTTATATTTGCTAGGTTTTGGTAGATGTGTgctagttgtacaccattgtcatGTCTCTTTGATATATGGCATGTTTTATGGATTTGGATGTTGGATTTTCTAGGATTTggtagatgtgtacatagttgtacaccattatcATGTCTCATTGATATACGACCTGTTTTATGGGTATGAATATTGTATTTTCTAGGTTTTTGTAGATGTGGATATAGTTGTGCACATTGTCCTGTCTCATTGATATATGACATGTTCTATGGTTATGGATGTTGTATTTTCAaggtttttgtagatgtgtacatagttgtacaccattgtcctGTCTCACTGATATGTGGCATGTACGATGGGTATGGATGTTATATTTTCTAGGTTTTTGTAGATGTgttcatagttgtacaccattgtcccGTCTCATGGATATATTGACTATTCTGTATAAGTATTAGAATTGCGCAATTGTTTATAAATCATTGTACTGCGATGTTTTGTAGCCATATTAAGTTTGTGCAGTTAGGCCCAAAGGGATTGTGTCTCTTTAAGTCAGTAACTGACTAAATTTTTACTTGCTTTGTTTCTTATGTAGTTGTGGGTCAAAGGTTAATCACTTCTTTTTCAAGCTTCGAATTCTTATGTTTTATCGTTTTGTCTTTGATGCAGGTTAAATGCTAAACCAACATCTGCAAATCCGGCTATTAAGCAACTAGAGCTTGGCGTGGTTGATAGTTTTGTTAATCTGTATAGACTAGAGTGGTTGTTGGCTACCAAGGATGttagattttctggatttttgcatGTGTACGTAGATGTACACCGgtgtaaattaaaataaattaaaacctGAAAATtacatagtcatatgggtactctttttgtagatctcagaaagagctttccgaatatgtaaagtttgtgaattttggacgagcggttcaaaagataaatagatttttaattaattttatattatttaaagttGTTGACATCATTATGAGtcattttggactaaactgtaaatatttggactaagtTATAAATGAGGAAGgttatttatgtatttttcttattCTAAATAATTTTTGGACCAATTTATACCTAGTTAACTCGGAATGGACTAAATCATACTTTTTCATGCGTTTTtagactaaaccgtatttttacCGTTTTATTTCTGGTGGGTGTTGGCACCATCGGTCCATCGCGTGTTGTTCTAGCAAGGTCCAACCGCGAGAATCAGTTTCTCCAGCTCTTCTTCCTCTCTCTCTGTTTCTGGTTCTAATAATATcaatacagaaaaaaaaaatcaaagatggcATCACCATTATTgagatcatcatcatcaacatcatcactacCTTCAGCTTCTTCAagtagaattagggtttcatcttcaacaacaagagAAGGTACAGCTAAAGCAACAGTAAATGATCATATATCTCAAGCTGTTCAATCTACTTCTAATCTCTTACAACTCATGCAACAATCTTCTCCTTCTCAGGTATCATCACCCTCTCCTTCTCAGATTCAATCATGGGTTTTTTCCTTGGAAATTTCAatctagggtttgtttattttcgttCTTTGTGAACACAATTAATTTCTATTGATTTGAAATTGGATAAAGGGATTTGATAAAGTTTCAATTTTTATGATCAAAATTGGGTCTTTTACAAAACCCATGTTCAAATTTCATTCATTTCGTAGAATTTTTTAGGGAATTATTGAGTATTTTGCTGTATACCAATCCCATTTGGGTATTTTGGGTGGTGGTGGGTTATACCCAGTCCTGCTGTGGGGAAACTGTCCCCAGATTACCCATTTGGAGATTTCCTTTTGATTGCTTAAATTCTAATGTTTCATTTGCAGGCTCATTTGTTAAAGCTTCCGAAAAATTTATTGGCGAAAACAGCTACAATTAAGAATACAGCACAAGTATGTTGTTCCTGTCTTCCTGGtattcaattatttttttttcgtgGCGCAAATTGAACCTCATCGTGTAGATAGAATCTTGATGACTCTTTTGTTTCCCTTTGATGTGGTTATATACGCAGGTACTAGAACAGATGCCTCGAGTCATTTCAGCGCTGGATGCCCATATGGAAAGTGGACTACAGAGGTCAGTACTACCTCGTCTCTGTGTGAAGTACTTGAGAGGAATGCTAGTCTttgttgaatgaattgaaataggATTATAAATGTGTTAATGTAATGCTAGGCTAGTTGTTAGCATCCTATGATGTCTGCATTACATGTGAGTTCAGTTCAAGTATCTTTGTGTTGGCTAGTATCACGCTCTTGTAAATGTCTATTTACTGGTGGATTGGGTGGCCGCCTGCGGTTCACTTCAGCCATAACCAAGTTGCCAGACTACTTCATAAACTTCACAGAAATTTCGTGTTAAATGTATAGTTGAAAGACCATAAACAGGCAGTTACTACTACCTCCGTCCCGGGAAATGTGTTACTTTCaccttttcaatttggcctatttttttAGCCAGAAATGAaagagtgaaagtatcactttttctgggACGGAGGTAATACTATTTTGCATCGGTCCTATGTTCCAGATGTACTAGTTGCAAGATAGTAATTGTCTGGTGCCTTCTATCTATAAAGGCTACAAATTAGTTTACGAATGATTGCCCAAGGACCATGACTGACTTCACATTTAGGTGGAAGCTAATCAGTATTATTCAATTGAGTGTAGTAGAGTCTATGTAAACAGCCTAGAAACAAGCAAGAAAGCTTGTGGGACCTAAGATTTTCTTT
This is a stretch of genomic DNA from Papaver somniferum cultivar HN1 chromosome 1, ASM357369v1, whole genome shotgun sequence. It encodes these proteins:
- the LOC113321451 gene encoding tobamovirus multiplication protein 2B-like, producing MASPLLRSSSSTSSLPSASSSRIRVSSSTTREGTAKATVNDHISQAVQSTSNLLQLMQQSSPSQAHLLKLPKNLLAKTATIKNTAQVLEQMPRVISALDAHMESGLQSVPHLKTVTQLLSTMESTQLQQSLRVHQPQNVAGEADKLPEPHS